The Apium graveolens cultivar Ventura chromosome 6, ASM990537v1, whole genome shotgun sequence genome contains a region encoding:
- the LOC141664670 gene encoding transcription factor MYB20-like, whose product MGRRPCCDKVGLKKGPWNADEDQKLRDFIQTNSTKFCWRAVPQRAGLVRCGKSCRLRWANYLRPGLKNDFLSKQDEKLVIHLHSQFGNKWSKIASHLPGRTDNYIKNYWHNHIKKKLTNKRIDSIKKKKLTHKALSRHPPDDHHHIKSRRKSRRSREEMHVQHKSKGTDETSLFEESIIPKDDNLDLAMGNLTIDTGFSVDEIPLIQPHEILNIAPLYDHLPSYHPTSSTSTNYISSSTINLLCEKLKSLPYWHSNGSCKDYNGNTGYSEEGDITDWDWLLNDFNIDNIEQ is encoded by the exons ATGGGAAGGAGACCATGCTGTGACAAAGTTGGGTTGAAGAAAGGTCCATGGAATGCAGACGAGGACCAGAAGCTCCGAGATTTTATTCAAACCAATAGTACTAAATTTTGCTGGAGAGCTGTTCCACAACGAGCAG GACTAGTAAGGTGTGGTAAGAGCTGCAGGCTGAGATGGGCAAATTATTTAAGACCAGGTCTCAAGAATGACTTCTTATCTAAACAAGATGAGAAGCTCGTCATTCATCTTCACTCGCAATTTGGTAACAA ATGGTCCAAGATTGCTTCTCATTTGCCCGGAAGAACTGACAATTATATCAAGAATTACTGGCATAACCACATCAAGAAGAAGTTGACTAACAAGAGAATTGATTCTATCAAGAAGAAGAAGTTGACTCACAAAGCACTTTCACGTCATCCTCCGGATGATCATCATCATATCAAATCCCGAAGAAAATCGAGGAGAAGTAGAGAAGAAATGCATGTTCAACATAAAAGTAAAGGAACTGATGAGACTTCATTATTCGAGGAATCGATCATCCCTAAAGATGATAATCTTGATCTAGCCATGGGAAATTTAACAATAGACACTGGATTTTCTGTAGATGAAATCCCTTTGATTCAACCCCATGAAATCCTCAATATCGCACCTCTGTACGATCATCTACCATCCTATCATCCTACTTCAAGTACATCAACCAACTACATTTCTTCTTCAACTATAAACCTACTATGTGAAAAGCTGAAGTCTTTGCCATATTGGCACAGCAATGGTTCATGCAAAGACTACAACGGAAACACGGGTTATTCAGAAGAAGGTGACATCACTGATTGGGATTGGTTGCTTAATGATTTTAATATCGACAATATTGAACAATAG